The following proteins are co-located in the Pseudoalteromonas sp. N1230-9 genome:
- the cmk gene encoding (d)CMP kinase, protein MQALSMPVITIDGPSGSGKGTVCRLLAEKLGWDVLDSGAIYRVLSLAALHHQIELDNEEGLVPLAANLDVQFLVDSQAHTSKIILEGEDVTTTIRNEEVGAAASKVAALPRVREALLRRQRAFRTENGLIADGRDMGTVVFPDAPLKIYLTASAEERARRRFAELNERGLDVTLSGLLEDIKARDHRDMNREVAPLVPADDAIEIDTSDFNAMQVFDKVVTLLDEAVLAGKLPKAKK, encoded by the coding sequence ATGCAGGCGTTATCAATGCCCGTTATCACCATAGATGGCCCAAGTGGTTCAGGTAAAGGAACTGTTTGCCGCTTGTTAGCCGAGAAATTAGGTTGGGATGTATTAGACAGCGGCGCGATTTATCGTGTGTTGTCACTTGCGGCACTCCATCATCAAATTGAATTAGACAATGAAGAAGGTCTTGTTCCTCTTGCTGCAAATTTAGATGTGCAATTTTTGGTTGATAGCCAAGCACACACATCGAAAATTATTTTGGAAGGCGAGGATGTCACAACCACAATTAGAAACGAAGAAGTAGGGGCTGCTGCCTCAAAAGTAGCAGCACTGCCGCGAGTTAGAGAAGCATTGTTACGCCGCCAGCGAGCATTTAGAACTGAAAATGGTTTAATTGCTGATGGTCGTGATATGGGAACGGTCGTGTTCCCTGATGCTCCACTAAAGATATATTTGACAGCTTCTGCTGAGGAGCGTGCGCGTCGACGTTTTGCAGAGTTGAACGAACGTGGTCTAGATGTTACACTAAGTGGTCTACTTGAGGATATAAAGGCGCGTGATCATCGCGATATGAATCGTGAAGTTGCGCCGCTTGTACCTGCAGATGACGCGATTGAAATCGACACAAGTGATTTTAATGCAATGCAAGTGTTTGATAAAGTTGTAACTTTGTTAGATGAAGCAGTACTTGCAGGTAAGCTTCCTAAAGCTAAAAAGTAA
- the rpsA gene encoding 30S ribosomal protein S1: protein MSENFAQLFEESLKGFEAEQGSIVKGTVISIENNIVLVDAGLKSESAIPAEQFKNAAGELEVAVGDEVDVALDAIEDGFGETILSREKAKRHEAWIRLEKACEEQETVTGVINGKVKGGFTVEVDSIRAFLPGSLVDVRPVRDTTHLEGKELEFKVIKLDQKRNNVVVSRRAVIESENSQEREELLANLVEGQEVKGIVKNLTDYGAFVDLGGVDGLLHITDMAWKRVKHPSEIVNVGDEIAVKVLKFDKEKTRVSLGLKQLGEDPWAAIAGRYPEGSKLSGRVTNLTDYGCFVEIEEGVEGLVHVSEMDWTNKNIHPSKVVSLGDTVEVMVLEIDEERRRISLGLKQCIANPWQEFARLQNKGDQVTGKIKSITDFGIFIGLEGGIDGLVHLSDISWNTPGEEAVREFKKGDEITAIVLQVDPERERISLGVKQIEADPFNNYLDANKKGAIVKGKVTEVDAKGATVELIEGVEGYIRVADIAQERVEDATTVVSEGDEIEAKYVGVDRKNRTLSLSVKALFEAEEKEVLEKLKKEEPAFENAMAAAFKNAQKD from the coding sequence ATGTCAGAAAATTTTGCGCAGTTATTTGAAGAAAGCCTAAAGGGTTTTGAAGCAGAGCAAGGCTCTATCGTTAAAGGTACAGTTATCTCAATCGAGAACAACATCGTACTTGTTGATGCTGGTCTTAAATCTGAGAGTGCAATCCCTGCTGAGCAATTCAAAAATGCTGCTGGTGAACTAGAAGTTGCTGTTGGCGACGAAGTAGATGTTGCACTAGATGCAATCGAAGACGGTTTCGGTGAAACTATCCTTTCTCGTGAGAAAGCGAAGCGTCACGAAGCGTGGATCCGTCTTGAGAAAGCGTGTGAAGAGCAAGAAACTGTTACTGGTGTTATCAACGGTAAAGTTAAAGGCGGTTTCACTGTTGAAGTTGATTCAATCCGTGCTTTCCTACCTGGTTCACTTGTTGATGTTCGTCCAGTACGTGACACAACTCACCTTGAAGGTAAAGAGCTTGAGTTCAAAGTAATCAAGCTTGACCAAAAACGTAACAACGTAGTTGTTTCTCGCCGTGCAGTTATCGAATCAGAAAACTCACAAGAGCGTGAAGAACTTCTTGCTAACCTTGTTGAAGGTCAAGAAGTTAAAGGTATCGTTAAGAACCTTACTGACTACGGTGCGTTCGTTGACCTTGGTGGTGTTGACGGTCTACTACACATCACAGACATGGCGTGGAAGCGTGTTAAGCACCCTTCAGAAATCGTTAATGTTGGCGACGAAATCGCAGTTAAAGTTCTTAAATTCGACAAAGAGAAAACTCGTGTATCTCTAGGCCTTAAACAGCTTGGCGAAGATCCATGGGCAGCTATCGCTGGTCGTTACCCAGAAGGTTCTAAGCTTTCTGGTCGTGTAACTAACCTTACTGACTACGGTTGTTTCGTTGAAATCGAAGAAGGCGTAGAAGGTCTAGTACACGTTTCTGAAATGGATTGGACTAACAAGAACATCCACCCTTCAAAAGTTGTTTCACTAGGTGACACTGTTGAAGTTATGGTTCTTGAAATCGACGAAGAGCGTCGTCGTATTTCTCTTGGTCTTAAGCAATGTATTGCTAACCCATGGCAAGAATTTGCTCGTCTACAAAACAAAGGCGACCAAGTTACTGGTAAGATCAAATCAATCACTGACTTCGGTATCTTCATCGGTCTTGAAGGCGGTATTGACGGTCTTGTTCACCTTTCAGACATTTCTTGGAACACGCCAGGCGAAGAAGCTGTACGTGAATTCAAGAAAGGCGACGAAATCACTGCTATCGTACTGCAAGTTGACCCAGAGCGTGAGCGTATCTCTCTAGGCGTTAAGCAAATCGAAGCTGACCCTTTCAATAACTACCTGGACGCAAACAAAAAAGGTGCTATTGTTAAAGGTAAAGTGACTGAAGTTGATGCGAAAGGCGCAACTGTTGAGCTAATCGAAGGCGTTGAAGGTTACATCCGTGTAGCTGATATCGCTCAAGAGCGTGTTGAAGATGCTACAACTGTAGTTTCTGAAGGCGACGAAATCGAAGCGAAATACGTTGGTGTTGATCGTAAGAACCGCACTTTAAGCTTATCAGTTAAAGCTCTTTTCGAAGCAGAAGAGAAAGAAGTACTAGAGAAGCTTAAGAAAGAAGAGCCTGCGTTCGAAAACGCAATGGCTGCAGCATTCAAAAATGCTCAAAAAGACTAA
- the ihfB gene encoding integration host factor subunit beta yields MTKSELIEQLAEQHAHIPVKDVENAVKEILEQMAGSLSSSDRIEIRGFGSFSLHYRSPRTGRNPKTGETVELDGKHVPHFKPGKELRDRVNESIA; encoded by the coding sequence ATGACTAAGTCAGAATTGATAGAACAACTAGCTGAACAACACGCACACATCCCAGTGAAAGATGTTGAAAATGCCGTTAAAGAAATTCTTGAACAAATGGCCGGTTCATTATCTAGCTCAGATCGTATTGAGATCCGTGGCTTTGGAAGTTTCTCATTGCATTATCGTTCTCCACGCACAGGTCGTAATCCAAAGACTGGCGAAACAGTTGAGTTAGACGGTAAGCACGTACCACATTTTAAACCAGGTAAAGAATTACGTGATCGCGTAAATGAGAGTATTGCCTAG
- a CDS encoding lipopolysaccharide assembly protein LapA domain-containing protein, translated as MFRVLKIVLIALCLFIAFVLGSQNPQLVQINYLIASNTLPLAVVISICFVLGVAIGCFISFTLFSQLKWQNYRLKKKLAPEKNNKKLVANKDT; from the coding sequence TTGTTTAGGGTATTAAAAATTGTATTAATAGCGCTGTGTTTATTTATTGCGTTTGTACTTGGTTCACAAAATCCACAATTGGTGCAAATCAATTATTTAATTGCCAGTAATACGTTGCCCTTAGCTGTTGTAATAAGTATCTGCTTTGTTTTAGGTGTCGCCATTGGTTGTTTTATAAGCTTTACACTGTTTTCGCAGTTAAAGTGGCAAAATTATCGCTTAAAGAAAAAGTTAGCGCCTGAAAAAAACAATAAAAAGCTTGTTGCTAATAAAGACACCTAA
- the lapB gene encoding lipopolysaccharide assembly protein LapB, which produces MIELLFLLLPVAAGYGWIMGKNSAKNQAHQLNRQITSEYSKGLKFLLDREEDQGLEHLINLLEVAADSVEHYSTLATMFRRRGELDRAIKIHELLLKHPSLDEQQAATSRLELAEDYIMAGLLDGAEEHLVWLVKAGNKEALEPIINLYSQTREWEKGINMYEAHSDLFTKPQHIKAIANFYCEAALQDNDTQIMRKAISLNHKAIRPLYELGHSAFIKEDYVKAIYYWRELICQFTFFAPVFVEQLAISYEKLNLTHQFHELLNELLDKGGVLIKIKHCQALLEQGHIDQAIKFLTDSLKRHPTIRGFSFLLQLLAKQNNDIKDVLDQIDKLVTSYIATKPDFQCQHCGFTSHTIYWVCPSCKHWETIVPSRGIDGF; this is translated from the coding sequence ATGATTGAGCTTCTGTTTTTACTTTTACCCGTTGCAGCCGGTTACGGTTGGATAATGGGTAAAAACAGTGCTAAAAACCAAGCTCATCAGCTTAATAGACAAATCACCTCTGAATATTCTAAAGGCCTTAAATTTCTCTTAGACAGAGAAGAAGATCAAGGCTTAGAACACCTTATTAATCTACTTGAAGTCGCTGCTGATTCAGTTGAACACTACTCAACACTTGCAACCATGTTCCGCCGCCGTGGCGAGCTCGACCGCGCAATTAAAATTCATGAGCTGTTATTAAAACACCCAAGCCTTGATGAGCAACAAGCTGCTACTAGTCGCCTTGAGCTAGCAGAAGATTATATTATGGCAGGCTTATTGGATGGCGCAGAAGAGCATTTAGTTTGGCTTGTAAAGGCAGGAAACAAAGAAGCGTTAGAGCCAATTATTAATCTTTATTCACAAACCCGTGAATGGGAAAAAGGCATTAATATGTACGAGGCACACAGTGATTTGTTCACTAAACCTCAACATATAAAAGCCATTGCCAACTTTTACTGTGAAGCGGCCTTACAAGATAATGATACGCAAATTATGCGTAAAGCAATTAGCTTAAACCACAAAGCTATTCGCCCATTGTATGAGCTTGGCCACAGTGCATTTATTAAAGAAGACTACGTAAAAGCAATCTACTATTGGCGTGAGCTAATTTGCCAATTTACCTTTTTTGCCCCTGTATTTGTTGAACAGCTAGCTATAAGTTACGAAAAGCTTAATTTAACTCATCAATTCCATGAGCTACTCAACGAGTTGCTCGATAAGGGTGGGGTCCTTATAAAAATAAAACACTGCCAAGCTTTACTAGAACAAGGTCATATTGATCAAGCAATAAAATTTTTAACGGATAGTTTAAAGCGTCATCCGACTATTCGTGGCTTTAGCTTTTTATTACAGCTACTTGCCAAACAAAACAACGATATTAAAGATGTGCTAGACCAAATTGATAAGCTAGTAACATCTTATATTGCAACCAAACCTGATTTTCAGTGCCAACACTGTGGCTTTACTAGTCATACCATTTATTGGGTATGTCCATCTTGTAAGCACTGGGAA